In Camelina sativa cultivar DH55 chromosome 16, Cs, whole genome shotgun sequence, a single window of DNA contains:
- the LOC104752264 gene encoding S-adenosylmethionine mitochondrial carrier protein, giving the protein MTNEEQIRFQGLSTDPLKSRMVDKSLRRKHVSPESLLVSILNDLFLNSQKLYPCLRNTTNGPDVCSFFIGSSLNFAKVGSFTSRSNIDTSPLINEAVGKAKDNNFDTGRSKSEVVVRTRVGLDVGHLLKSALAGGISCAFSAFLMHPVDTVKTQVQASTTLSFVEILSKIPEIGARGLYKGSVPAVVGQFASHGLRTSIYEASKLALPLVAPSLLDIQVQSMASFLGTVLGTTLRIPCEVLKQRLQANQFDNIVEATVSTWHQDGLKGLFRGTGVTLLREVPFYVAGMGLYNQSKKVVERRLGRELEPWEAIAVGALSGGFTAVLTTPFDVIKTRMMTAPQGVELSMWMAAYSILTHEGPLAFYKGAVPRFFWTAPLGALNLAGYELLQKAL; this is encoded by the exons AGAAAACATGTATCACCTGAATCTCTACTTGTCTCTATCCTCAatgatttgtttcttaattCTCAAAAGCTTTACCCTTGTTTGCGCAATACAACGAATGGACCAGATGTGTGTAGCTTCTTCATAGGCAGCAGCTTAAATTTTGCCAAAGTTGGAAGCTTTACGTCAAGATCCAATATTGATACATCTCCTTTGATCAATGAAGCTGTGGGTAAAGCTAAAGACAATAACTTTGATACTGG GAGGAGTAAATCTGAAGTTGTTGTTAGGACAAGAGTGGGATTAGATGTTGGTCATCTTCTTAAATCTGCATTAGCTGGAGGAATTTCATGTGCTTTCTCTGCTTTTCTTATGCATCCAGTGGACACTGTCAAG ACACAAGTTCAAGCATCAACAACATTGTCGTTTGTGGAGATACTGTCTAAGATTCCAGAGATTGGTGCTCGTGGTTTATACAAAGGCTCGGTTCCTGCTGTTGTTGGTCAATTTGCAAG CCATGGTTTACGAACAAGTATATACGAAGCAAGTAAATTGGCATTACCGCTCGTTGCTCCTTCTCTGCTCGACATTCAA GTTCAGTCAATGGCGTCTTTTCTTGGGACCGTTTTGGGGACTACACTGCGAATACCGTGTGAGGTATTGAAACAACGGTTACAAGCTAACCAGTTTGATAACATAGTGGAAGCTACAGTTTCGACCTGGCATCAAGATGGGCTCAAAGGACTCTTTCGTGGGACTGGTGTTACCCTACTACGCGAGGTTCCGTTCTACGTTGCTGGCATGGGACTTTACAACCAATCAAAGAAG GTGGTGGAGAGACGATTAGGAAGAGAGTTGGAGCCGTGGGAGGCCATCGCGGTTGGAGCCTTGTCCGGTGGTTTCACTGCTGTCTTAACAACGCCATTCGATGTGATTAAAACTAGAATGATGACTGCTCCACAAGGCGTAGAATTGTCGATGTGGATGGCTGCTTATTCCATTCTCACACATGAGGGTCCTCTGGCTTTCTACAAAGGCGCTGTTCCAAGGTTCTTCTGGACTGCTCCTCTTGGAGCTTTGAACTTAGCTGGCTATGAACTTCTTCAAAAGGCTCTATGA